Part of the Fundulus heteroclitus isolate FHET01 chromosome 20, MU-UCD_Fhet_4.1, whole genome shotgun sequence genome, CATTCATGCTCACTATCAGATCTGCAGATTTCTTAGTGTTTGGGTTCTGAGATCCTGAGAGTCAAACCCAACCAGGTCTAAAGTTCCTAAAAGAGGTTTCCATTTATTTCTTGCGACGCCAGAAATTACAAATGTGCTACAAGATGGACCTAAAGGATCCAGTTACAGTAAAGTTATCACACCCGCTGAAGTTTTCACATGTTTACagaattcaaaatattttacttcaAGTCAATATTGTGCAGGAACaacttttgctgcagttttaagctttaagctcagtcagactggacgAAGAGCCTCTGTAAACCTTAAGTTTCACGTTTTGTTACAGATCATTTTATCATGATTCTAATCATTGCATTACAGCTCTGAGTCTGGgtgcatgtttagggttgttgtctaGCTTGAAGGCGAGCCTCTGCTCCCGTTTCAAGTCTACTGCAGCCTCTAACTGGTCGATCGCTCTGTGTTTAGCTCTATCTAAACACAAATTACAGCTTTTATTAagaatagttttcttttttgctgcgTTTCCCACAAAGGCCAGATGTGTTGAGCcgtcaacactgcaaaaagggatctaaaagtaagtaatattttcttgaaattaatgtatttttcctcaatttaagcaggtaaataagactatttgccaatggagtaagtatttttacccctacaataagataattagtcATCCTGCCCTTGAAATgagatggagatgaaatgttcctattttaagtttaaaaatattattccattggcaaatagtcttatttacctgcttaaatcatggaaaaatacattaatatcaagaaaatattacttacttttagttccctttacCAGTGAACAGACCCTCCAACCTGAGCTTTGCatcgctgcagctcctccagagttaccatctTAATATATGCTGGATGCTAATGTGAAAAGTCTTGTCTGATTCCAGAAATAAGTAAGTCTCTGTGTTTTTCAAAGCCCAGGAGATTGTTTTATATGGTAACAGCTGCATGTCACATGTTCATGttattatttgtaaagaaaaaaaaaaaaaaaaaacacaggaaacaatGCATCGTATCCCTTCTAATTTACAATTATCTACCATTtcatctgtaatttgtgttggtctattatgTAACAAACCAAGAAAATACATCCATTTGTTTATAAATGAGAACATATGAAAAAGCTTCATGGGTACAGACGCATTGGCACAACCTTTTATAAATcccagaaaacaaaatcaacatcTCTTTATGGTGGAGTTTCGCTATTTTTTCCTCCCCATTTAATTGGCCACATGCGTGTCCAGAAGGACGTTTAAAACAAGTCAGAAGTGAATTTGTTATGATCAGGATTATTGTTGGAGCACCTACAGTTACTGGCGGGCCGAGGCGAGTGTTCTCACCACTCAGTCCAGCAAAGGAGAACCTCACACGAACATCCCCGACCTGACGAAgtggaaaacaataaaaacgcaCATCTGAGACAAATCAACAAACGCCACAGAGTGGAACGCATGAGAGAAAAGGACGGACGCCGGACACTTAAGGGAAAAAGTTCAAACTCCTGAGGCTCACCTGGGGTCGGAGCGGGAACTGAGTGTGATAGAAGTAATCGTCGTGAACGGAGAGGAAAGGGTCCAGATTGAGGGCTGTGAAGCCCCCCAGGCTCAGAGTCTTAAAGTCATTGATCTGCTCCACCAGGCCTGAGGATGCAACATCAATTAAACTGAAGCTCAGCACCGCTGTGCAACATTTTCACTACTAAACAAAAATACCTTTGGACAGAATGAAAGGTCCCACTCGGACTTCATGGGCGACCACCGTCACGCTCTCAACGGGCATGGCGCTGTAAACCAGCAAGTGGGTTAAACCACAAACAGCCACAGCCCGTTTCTCCTTCAAAAACCTGTCAGTACCTTGGGTTCTGGTGGCCGAGTTCCTTATCGAAGTTACGACTGTTTACCACCTCTGATTTCCACTCCGTGtctaaagaaacaaaatccaAGAGTCTGACCACCAGCAGGGTGCACCCatgcaaaaacaacaacgacAGGCGAACGCTGACATAACAGAACTTACTGTAGGTGTAGGTCGTCTCCGTTTTGGTTTCCCCGTTCTCTTTATAGTCCCTGAAACGATGTCAGAGGCAACGTTTGTTGTAATCGAAACCTTTTTCCTCACCCTGAGAGCTGACGTGCGGTGGGCGGGTGGGGGGGTGTTGGTGGCGGACGTACCTGCTTTCATGGTGCTCCACCCACTGATACATCTCCACCTCCCTTCTGAGCTTCACAGCCTGAACCACCACCCGGTAGTTGGGGTCATGGAGGGGCTGGGCAGACACAGGCACACATGAGTACATGATAATTCAGCTGACTGAGGTGAAGATGCCCAACAGGGTTTGAACATTATCACATTGTGCacgaaagacaaaaaaaagtggttaaaacacacaagcataaaaaaataactaaaaacaatccacacaaaaaaaaaacattaactttaaaaagaaatgttaggGATTTTTCCCCCTCAGTTTGCTGAATTCGTTACTATTCCTATTGAGCCGCAGGCAAAACTAGTTACTCATCTCATTAAATGAAACAATGAGCAGACAACAGCCTTTACCACTATTTTAATCTGCCATCTTTCAAATTAGAATCCTAAAAAGTAACCAAAATTAGCAGTAAgaatgttaataaaaataaacattcaataAGGAGTTTCTGTCCCTCCACCAGGCTTGTGGAGGAGCTCCAAAATCGTTTTACAACTCTCTTAAAAAGGCATCTGGTAAAATGCGAAGCCACATATCCCTCTGAAATCTGAGCAGATTGTTTAACCTGCAGGCTTCCTGTGCGGTTGTCACaatactaaaatttcaaactcaaCATCGACCCCCAGGAAAATATTCGATACTCGATACCATTTTTCGATACcatggggataaaaaaaaataataattaaaaaggcataagaaaatattttattaacatgaaaaactcACCTTTTTCAATCTCAACATGGAGCATGCTTTCTCAACAGAATCACAGATGCTAGTTAAATAAACGTCTAAATAAAAAACCCATATTGACATCTGCCTAGCAGCAGACTAGCCACAGCTAATCACATATGAACATTAAAGTGGACGCCATTAAGCATCAGTAATAcgtttaatgtattaaatttaattatgaATGCGAACTTTAATTAAACCGTCTGAATTCATCATGAAGGCAATGCCaagtttgttgtgctgcttgacGTTACTGCCACCACTTTAAAGAACTCTTTGCATACAGGCTTGTCAAGATCTTTGTGTTTACAGATTGAAGCGCTGTATTATCCCGTGATGGTTTCTCAGATGATGCATGTCCAAGTGACTGACATCCAAGTTCCAGCAGAACTGTGTTGCCTTATAGTCGCCACAAAGAGGGAGGATAGtcagatttctgttttaatcattttctctGATCCAGGTTTTACATAGGATCACAATAACCGGGAGGAAGATATCCGAGCGTGCAGCGTGGAAACAAAAGGCAGCTTACCTCCAGAGTACGCAGCTGCGCCGACAGATGAACTAAACGGTCATTGTTCTGCAGGTCGAGGCTGGAATAAGGCCCCAGCGATATGACCTGAGAGAGACCTTCATCCAGAGAAGTGGCTGTTTGCAGAGCTCGCCCCTAAAGAGAGAGACAGGAACGGCAAGAAAAGCTCTTCGACATTAACATTTGGCAGAACACGcgctgaagcagcagcagcaacgaCGTGTGACATCTGAAAACAACCGTTTCTCACCTCATTAGTGAAGAGAATAtagatggagagaaaaaacaacccgACACCGACGACTGTTCCTCCTGCTGTCGCACCCAGACGCTCCAGAAATCCAGGTTCAGACTTAACAGACACACGTCTGTGCTGGTCAGGGTCGGGTCCTGaacactaaaacaaaaacaaaacaaacaaaaaaaaagacaactgaaAATCTAATAATACAATAAGAAATAAGTACATCAAGTCAAATTTTGTATTAAATCAAGggtgatttaaatgtttacctaatttattaaagcaaaggatgaattgtgaaaatatttaaacaaaaatatacatCATTATTTTAAGATTAATTTTACTTCATCACTTTGTTGGGTTAATTTGATCGCTCAGCTTTACCGATCCTGTCAGTGAGTGGGCGGGCCCAATAATTATTGTAGACAGTTTGGTTGGTTTAGAGGTGAGTAAATGTACAAGCCGTCCAATTATATGTTGAAACGATGAGCATTTTTAATCAAGCCATGACACCCTTTCATGGTGGACTTTAGAACAGGCAACacgaaataaacaaataaaatatacattattCTCATAAATATATCGGCTACAAGCAATTCAAATCTGGTCATTATTGACACATAATTATCTAatttgtatttaattatttgagACAAACTATTAAGATACAGATGTCAAGCTCGTGTATGTATTTAGAACAATTTATCACACATATTAATACCCAGATATTAGCATTCATGTCTCCATCTGTTAACGAATCAATGAAGTTAAAAGGAATTCATCAAATTCAGCCAAATTACGTGGGTCAATTACAACAATGGCACTATTATACAGACAATTTGGAGtagagacaaacaggaaatgAACAGGTCCGACTGATAAATGTGTCCAAAGTTGTTGAGTGGGCGTGAAGAACTGACACACCTTTAGTACTTCCTCCATGTAAAGTCTCGTTCTTCTTATATCATTCACCTAATACCTTAAAATTCTACAatattacaaccataaactgtTAAAGCCGCATATTATTAAAACTTGGCTAACAATGAGCTcgatataaaaaagaaacaagttatATCTACTGAACTCAGCTGACTGGGGCAGGATGAGGCGATAGTTGTAAGACTGTATAAAACAGACTGTGTCtcagtaaaagaaaacaaaataaatgctgtCTGTGAACTCAAACTAAAGCCGTGTGAATGTTAATACTCACTTTCTGTCCTGTAGACATTTCTAAGACTTTGGTGAACTCTGCAGGCAGAAACCACAAAGACGTTAGCAAACTGACGTACAGAGAAACGGCTGCTCGCTGGCTGGGGTTCGCTTTCACTTCACCCCGGAGTGTCCCGACAGCCGCCCAGGAAAGGCGGTGTCACAGAGAGATATAACAGGTACTGCCGAGCCGCCCAGGCCGCTCGCCGATCACCAGCACAACTGCACAGACGACGGCGATCCCGGGGTGACCTAATCAACGCCGAGAATCATGGGTAATGCAGTATTTGTGGAAAACTGAGTGACTCCCAGCTAGTTTACGGTTGGatataaagagaaacagaaaacctgaaacaaatttgacatgtttaatgataaaaaataaataaaaaataaaataacaccaagTAGTATTCTACCTGGCTCCAACAAACACGATGACTTTCTACTTTTACAACTTAATGACTATACAGTGCCGGTGAAGagtctcagtcatccaggtcatggtcatttaaaaaaaaagttaa contains:
- the LOC105927123 gene encoding transmembrane protein 43 isoform X1; this translates as MGQDTSYSVCKPEFTKVLEMSTGQKCSGPDPDQHRRVSVKSEPGFLERLGATAGGTVVGVGLFFLSIYILFTNEGRALQTATSLDEGLSQVISLGPYSSLDLQNNDRLVHLSAQLRTLEPLHDPNYRVVVQAVKLRREVEMYQWVEHHESRDYKENGETKTETTYTYNTEWKSEVVNSRNFDKELGHQNPSAMPVESVTVVAHEVRVGPFILSKGLVEQINDFKTLSLGGFTALNLDPFLSVHDDYFYHTQFPLRPQVGDVRVRFSFAGLSGENTRLGPPVTVSIVAMQRGEKLLPFKTKSGDFLEIIYLEELTAEEVFDKEHQHNRMKTWGLRAAGWALMFISIQLTTRILYTLVDWVPLLRDLVSVGLKIFALCLSCSLSLLVVGVGWLFYRPLVAVALGALALLPVFLARSGLPPKKNE
- the LOC105927123 gene encoding transmembrane protein 43 isoform X2, translating into MSTGQKCSGPDPDQHRRVSVKSEPGFLERLGATAGGTVVGVGLFFLSIYILFTNEGRALQTATSLDEGLSQVISLGPYSSLDLQNNDRLVHLSAQLRTLEPLHDPNYRVVVQAVKLRREVEMYQWVEHHESRDYKENGETKTETTYTYNTEWKSEVVNSRNFDKELGHQNPSAMPVESVTVVAHEVRVGPFILSKGLVEQINDFKTLSLGGFTALNLDPFLSVHDDYFYHTQFPLRPQVGDVRVRFSFAGLSGENTRLGPPVTVSIVAMQRGEKLLPFKTKSGDFLEIIYLEELTAEEVFDKEHQHNRMKTWGLRAAGWALMFISIQLTTRILYTLVDWVPLLRDLVSVGLKIFALCLSCSLSLLVVGVGWLFYRPLVAVALGALALLPVFLARSGLPPKKNE